A genomic window from Pirellulales bacterium includes:
- a CDS encoding M14 family metallopeptidase translates to MLFIAIGRQVWFSTCAVSILLLAFAPTNARAAQGAIEGYADYSEFARQVEALTKHGVAEVSSLGTTLGGRKILAITIGAGKTAEKPAILVVGNVHAPQLVGSELAVRMARRLIERSAADKEVKVLLDQLTIYIIPRPSPDASEAFFQKPFREREGNLRKAADERDPDAGRGDEAEDLNGDGWITMMRVADPTGLYLPHPGDPRVLIEADPLKNEHGTYDLYVEGRHDDDDADRPARGGGVAFNRNFPFRYPYFKPGAGPNAVSEVETRAVADFAFDHHNIAVVFCFSPEDNMMHLWKPDDKEGRVKTHVQRDDLAEYEFIAEKYRKLHGGSDAPPSPNGAGSFSEWAYFQFGRWSFAARGWWIPKIAIAMEKSADDKTAEAKKSEEKKPEETRGADSVNALRWFERQKIDGFVSWNPIKHPDFPNRTVEVGGFKPFLLLNPPAEQLDPLAEKHTDFLLELARLLPRIKIHEAKVEPLGDGIQRITVSVANTGYLPTASEMGRITGEIWPLLLKLEAQKGSTYLKGTPQKELDRLRGGEKTEWAWLIRTPDGKPGEAKITVSAPAVGSDSTTVELK, encoded by the coding sequence ATGTTATTCATCGCAATCGGGCGGCAGGTTTGGTTCTCGACTTGCGCCGTCTCGATCCTACTGCTCGCGTTCGCGCCGACAAACGCGCGCGCTGCGCAGGGCGCGATCGAGGGCTACGCCGATTATTCTGAATTCGCGCGCCAAGTCGAAGCGCTGACGAAACACGGAGTCGCCGAAGTTTCGTCGCTCGGCACGACGCTCGGCGGCCGCAAGATTTTGGCGATCACGATCGGCGCCGGCAAGACGGCGGAAAAGCCGGCGATCCTGGTGGTCGGAAATGTGCATGCTCCGCAACTTGTAGGGAGCGAGTTGGCTGTGCGGATGGCGCGGAGGCTCATCGAGCGCTCCGCCGCCGACAAGGAGGTGAAAGTGCTGCTCGACCAGTTGACGATTTACATCATCCCGCGCCCCAGCCCCGATGCGAGCGAGGCCTTTTTCCAGAAGCCATTTCGCGAGCGCGAGGGAAATCTGCGAAAGGCGGCCGACGAGCGCGACCCCGATGCCGGCCGCGGCGACGAGGCCGAAGATCTCAACGGCGATGGCTGGATCACGATGATGCGGGTGGCCGATCCGACCGGCCTCTACCTGCCGCACCCCGGCGACCCGCGCGTGCTGATTGAGGCGGACCCGCTGAAGAACGAGCACGGTACGTATGACCTGTACGTCGAGGGGCGGCACGACGACGATGATGCCGATCGTCCGGCACGCGGAGGCGGCGTGGCGTTCAACCGCAACTTCCCGTTTCGCTACCCGTACTTCAAACCGGGCGCCGGGCCGAATGCCGTCTCGGAAGTCGAAACCCGGGCGGTGGCCGATTTTGCGTTTGACCACCACAACATCGCCGTCGTCTTCTGCTTTTCACCGGAAGACAACATGATGCACCTCTGGAAACCCGACGACAAGGAGGGGAGGGTCAAAACCCACGTCCAGCGCGACGACCTGGCCGAATACGAATTCATCGCCGAGAAGTATCGCAAGCTGCACGGGGGCAGCGACGCGCCGCCGTCTCCCAACGGCGCAGGCTCGTTCTCCGAATGGGCCTACTTTCAATTTGGCCGCTGGTCGTTTGCCGCCCGCGGTTGGTGGATTCCGAAGATCGCAATCGCAATGGAGAAATCCGCGGATGACAAAACCGCCGAGGCGAAGAAGAGCGAAGAGAAGAAGCCGGAGGAGACGCGTGGCGCGGATTCTGTGAACGCCCTGCGCTGGTTCGAGCGGCAGAAGATCGACGGCTTTGTTTCGTGGAACCCCATCAAGCATCCCGACTTCCCAAATCGGACGGTCGAAGTCGGAGGCTTTAAGCCATTTCTGCTCTTGAATCCACCCGCGGAACAACTCGATCCGCTGGCCGAGAAGCACACTGATTTCTTGCTCGAGCTGGCTCGCCTCTTGCCGCGGATCAAGATTCACGAGGCCAAGGTCGAACCGCTTGGCGACGGCATCCAGCGAATCACCGTCAGCGTGGCGAACACCGGCTATCTTCCCACGGCTTCGGAGATGGGTCGGATCACCGGCGAAATCTGGCCGCTATTGCTCAAATTGGAAGCCCAGAAGGGAAGCACGTACCTCAAGGGAACGCCACAGAAAGAACTCGATCGCCTCCGCGGCGGCGAGAAGACTGAGTGGGCCTGGCTCATCCGCACGCCCGACGGTAAGCCGGGAGAAGCCAAAATCACGGTCTCCGCCCCGGCGGTCGGCTCGGACAGCACGACCGTTGAATTGAAGTGA
- a CDS encoding M14 family metallopeptidase, with protein MLLLASLLLGSIVNSALPAHGEDKPSDNSPASADAPSTAVSHPSLEGVVPYQPQGATATPKVEAHWDRYHDHAAASKLLQQLAKAFPERARLSILGKSFGGREMWVLTITNFRKGNDADKPAFWIDGGIHANEIQASEVVLYTAWYLLEMYDRVPFVRQLVDDRTFYLMSMMSPDSRDAHMYRPNSTHSPRPGQRPVGDDREGAVRDDPRDDLDKDGNLTEMRVRDPNGRYKPDPGFPEMMVPAKPDEKGDYTLLGQERYDRPGEGKVYRARRDYYDPNRDWGWHWEPDYVQSGAYRYPFSVLENRMVADFIIDHLNIAGAQSYHNSGGMILCGPGVKGDSYESADLEVFDAIGHRGEKMLPGYKYMNVAKDLYECYGCEIDWLYKLRGVFALTNELFTPFNFYRRASSEDTFSGGDDKLHEFNRDLLMRDGIVPWHEVEHPLYGWIEVGGLKKNWLRQPPSFLLEEECHRNMAFSLYHADQLPLVKVQKIEVKPLAGGLSQVTAVISNERMIPTHSAADVANKITPPDLVTLSGPKLKVLAALNATDQFFENAKEQKRRPSAIRLDTIPSMGAMYVRWIVGGAGPFTVKVQSYKGGSDERSRP; from the coding sequence TTGTTACTCCTCGCTTCGTTGCTGTTGGGCTCGATCGTTAATTCTGCTCTACCTGCTCACGGCGAAGACAAACCATCGGACAATTCACCGGCGTCTGCTGACGCGCCATCGACAGCGGTAAGCCATCCATCGCTCGAAGGCGTAGTTCCCTATCAGCCGCAAGGCGCGACGGCCACTCCCAAGGTCGAGGCGCATTGGGACCGCTATCACGATCATGCGGCCGCAAGCAAGCTGCTCCAGCAATTGGCCAAGGCGTTTCCCGAGCGCGCGCGGCTCTCGATCCTCGGAAAATCCTTCGGCGGCCGCGAGATGTGGGTGCTCACCATCACCAACTTCCGCAAGGGGAATGATGCGGACAAGCCCGCTTTCTGGATCGACGGCGGAATCCATGCCAACGAGATTCAAGCCAGCGAAGTCGTGCTCTACACCGCCTGGTATCTCCTGGAGATGTACGACCGAGTGCCGTTTGTCCGTCAGTTAGTGGACGATCGGACTTTCTACCTGATGTCGATGATGAGCCCCGACTCGCGCGACGCCCACATGTACCGGCCGAACAGCACGCACAGCCCGAGGCCAGGCCAGCGCCCGGTCGGTGACGATCGCGAGGGGGCGGTGCGCGACGACCCGCGCGACGATCTGGACAAGGACGGCAACCTGACCGAGATGCGCGTCCGCGATCCGAACGGCCGCTACAAGCCCGATCCGGGTTTTCCCGAGATGATGGTCCCCGCCAAGCCGGACGAGAAAGGAGACTACACGCTGCTCGGCCAAGAGCGATACGATCGGCCCGGAGAAGGAAAGGTCTATCGCGCCCGGCGCGACTATTACGATCCCAATCGCGATTGGGGCTGGCATTGGGAGCCGGACTACGTCCAGAGCGGCGCGTATCGCTATCCGTTTTCGGTCCTCGAGAATCGGATGGTCGCCGATTTCATCATCGACCACCTCAACATCGCCGGCGCCCAGTCATATCACAATTCCGGCGGGATGATTCTCTGCGGGCCGGGCGTTAAGGGAGATTCGTACGAGTCGGCGGATCTGGAGGTCTTCGACGCGATCGGCCATCGCGGCGAAAAAATGCTCCCCGGCTACAAATACATGAACGTCGCCAAAGATCTCTATGAATGTTACGGCTGCGAGATCGATTGGCTTTATAAGCTGCGGGGTGTATTCGCGCTGACGAACGAGTTGTTCACGCCGTTCAACTTTTATCGGCGCGCATCCAGCGAAGACACCTTTTCTGGCGGCGACGACAAACTGCACGAATTCAATCGCGATCTGCTCATGCGCGACGGCATCGTCCCCTGGCACGAAGTCGAGCATCCGCTCTATGGGTGGATCGAGGTCGGCGGGCTGAAAAAGAACTGGCTCCGCCAGCCCCCGTCGTTTCTGTTGGAGGAGGAATGCCACCGCAACATGGCATTCTCGCTGTATCACGCTGACCAACTGCCGCTGGTGAAGGTGCAGAAGATCGAAGTGAAACCGCTCGCTGGCGGTTTGTCACAAGTGACGGCCGTAATCTCGAACGAGCGGATGATCCCGACCCACTCCGCGGCCGACGTGGCCAACAAGATCACCCCGCCCGATCTGGTCACACTCTCGGGACCGAAACTCAAGGTGCTGGCCGCCTTGAACGCGACCGATCAGTTCTTCGAGAACGCCAAGGAGCAAAAACGCCGGCCGAGCGCGATCCGCCTAGACACAATTCCCAGCATGGGGGCAATGTACGTCCGCTGGATCGTTGGGGGCGCCGGGCCGTTCACCGTGAAGGTACAGTCGTATAAGGGAGGAAGCGACGAACGAAGCAGACCGTAG
- a CDS encoding ABC transporter ATP-binding protein: MIELRDFSKRYGDFKAVDKLNLKIEAGEMFGFIGPNGAGKSTTIRFLATLLKASHGEGIVNGHSVTRDPLGVRRSVGYMPDNFGVYDGMKVWEFLDFFAVAYQIPRARRKQVIADVLELLDLVHKRDDFVNGLSRGMKQRLCLAKTLVHDPPVLILDEPSSGLDPRARLEFKALMKELRRMGKTILISSHILSELADCCTSIGIIERGQLLMHGPIEDVYRRIRRNRLIEIKFVDRMDVGLSIVRSMPETRDVRVEDHRATIELEGDDAKVAQLLDMLMQQGVRLRSFNDKDPTLEDVFMLVTKGLVT, from the coding sequence GTGATCGAGCTGCGCGACTTCTCGAAGCGCTACGGCGATTTCAAGGCAGTTGACAAACTGAACTTGAAGATCGAGGCCGGGGAAATGTTCGGCTTCATCGGGCCCAATGGGGCCGGCAAGAGCACGACGATCCGCTTTCTCGCCACACTGCTCAAGGCCAGCCACGGCGAAGGGATAGTGAACGGTCACAGCGTCACGCGTGATCCGCTCGGCGTGCGGCGGAGCGTCGGCTACATGCCCGACAACTTCGGCGTCTACGACGGGATGAAGGTTTGGGAGTTTCTGGATTTCTTCGCCGTGGCCTATCAGATTCCGCGGGCGCGGCGGAAGCAAGTGATCGCCGACGTGCTCGAGCTGCTCGATCTGGTTCACAAGCGCGACGACTTCGTCAACGGCCTATCGCGCGGCATGAAGCAGCGGCTCTGCCTCGCCAAGACCCTCGTCCACGATCCGCCCGTGCTGATCCTCGACGAGCCCTCGAGCGGACTCGATCCGCGGGCGCGGTTGGAATTCAAAGCCCTGATGAAAGAGCTGCGGCGGATGGGCAAGACGATCCTGATCTCGAGCCACATCTTGAGCGAATTGGCCGACTGCTGCACGTCGATCGGGATCATCGAGCGAGGTCAGCTTTTGATGCACGGCCCGATTGAGGATGTCTATCGCCGAATTCGCCGCAACCGGCTGATCGAAATCAAATTCGTCGACCGGATGGACGTCGGCCTTTCGATCGTCCGCAGCATGCCGGAAACGCGCGACGTGCGCGTCGAAGACCACCGGGCCACGATCGAGTTGGAAGGGGACGATGCCAAGGTGGCCCAGCTTCTCGACATGCTCATGCAGCAAGGGGTGCGGCTGCGGAGCTTCAACGACAAAGACCCGACGCTGGAAGATGTTTTCATGCTGGTCACCAAGGGGCTGGTGACGTAG
- a CDS encoding NF038122 family metalloprotease, whose product MNRRTGVVFYRLRRRRLAMAFLSAALWIGASARAHAGLIITPAFDSTITSDPNKAAIEGVINQAIGVYETHFTDPIIVSIDFAEMTSGLGQSSYTVYKISYQQFINQLVADAKTSDDATALAHLPKGANNPVNNSTSINVKPANARAIGISLGGGFDGTVKLNTHITDIGSPGTSGQYSLSAVAEHEIDEVLGLGSDAGGTGFFTDPTPEDLFRYTLGPGGVRSYTNTGDNAYFSIDGGTTDLARFNQGNNAGGDYGDWWSNNGGGNPGTNPPARVQDAFAYPNRHPVLGVELRALDVIGYNFVPEPGSVTLLILGLACFALRFASKR is encoded by the coding sequence ATGAACCGACGCACCGGCGTAGTATTTTATCGTTTGCGGCGGCGCCGTCTTGCGATGGCATTTCTTTCGGCCGCGCTTTGGATTGGCGCGAGCGCCCGAGCACACGCGGGCCTCATCATCACTCCCGCGTTCGATAGCACCATCACCAGCGATCCCAACAAGGCGGCGATCGAAGGGGTGATCAATCAGGCAATCGGCGTGTACGAAACCCATTTCACCGATCCGATCATAGTCTCGATCGACTTTGCGGAAATGACGAGTGGACTGGGCCAAAGCAGTTACACCGTCTATAAGATTTCCTACCAGCAGTTCATCAACCAGCTTGTTGCCGACGCGAAAACGAGCGACGACGCCACGGCGCTTGCTCATCTGCCCAAGGGCGCGAACAACCCCGTCAACAACTCCACGAGCATCAACGTGAAGCCCGCCAACGCGAGGGCCATTGGAATCTCGCTCGGCGGCGGGTTCGACGGCACCGTTAAGCTCAATACGCACATCACCGATATTGGGAGTCCCGGCACGAGCGGCCAATACAGTTTGTCGGCAGTGGCCGAGCATGAAATCGATGAGGTCCTCGGCCTCGGCTCGGACGCGGGGGGCACCGGCTTCTTCACCGATCCCACTCCCGAAGATCTCTTCCGCTACACATTGGGCCCCGGCGGCGTCCGTAGCTACACGAACACGGGCGACAACGCCTATTTTTCCATCGATGGCGGCACAACCGACTTGGCGCGGTTCAACCAGGGCAACAATGCCGGCGGCGATTACGGCGACTGGTGGAGCAACAACGGCGGCGGCAATCCGGGAACGAATCCTCCGGCTCGCGTGCAAGACGCCTTCGCCTATCCCAATCGACATCCAGTCCTCGGCGTTGAGCTGCGAGCGCTGGACGTCATTGGATACAACTTTGTTCCTGAGCCCGGCTCGGTCACTCTGCTCATCCTGGGATTGGCTTGCTTCGCCCTGCGCTTCGCTAGCAAGCGGTAG